Proteins encoded in a region of the Podospora pseudopauciseta strain CBS 411.78 chromosome 6, whole genome shotgun sequence genome:
- the NUD1 gene encoding Protein nud1 (COG:T; EggNog:ENOG503NXP4), whose amino-acid sequence MGHAWLDSLSEDWVSQPGSDASVADPHSSAPSPDAQRKAKESTTTTTTPSRIPRLSRKNLDNAANSSNILGERNVNYSPRRTSSKLSQELKFSNGRSTADSRSSFSSDRSNSLSTVGSVVQHKSIASVNNRRGSTPEWKRRLVYGDLSYGEQADLFTSAGKGLENIFKPPTTGNASREESFEPRSSRFTLPSSPPVYQRDLLSSTVETQAEESVQELPEHPGAVGRRSQILTTARQRRMEDSFDQSRDSENSMLPDSCTQQATTTAQTDVSNQNSLVVDSRKVSGRSDVRNEDFSPILIERRQASNGKTVFGPAELPPEELRKRLEKLRQNQRFLTGGTDEEDEADGQSDGNGKSKNGTTSTREFVRQGGYINFQRGGRSAEGSFRHHRLSSGHDASEFCPEESLQASTPKQFPTVRVEPWDESAEIPVDSPQYPSAPNPSPQKAQRLLPVPPPSTASPLKLFQPYDTFTNQTLLRRLSQFQAEPLASDNSFAIAQDQSRVSRFGEGELDGYEFQDEFSHVGGVDASGLEADKENRGPASPGLDEDDQDNNGSTHHRASSRPPIFGDFTSHDDESSPWEIEDDLLRISRRRRQKSATTTVNSAYSTTTTAAAAATTRRSLFSGAGELYSGGSRRYKRSKRTSFPFGGGDSRISTPRRRRDVSTTGTGGGLLSEIKRPRTSPSKDPTPKRRRTLHKSDVSYGTYDDDDSSAADSTAGVDAVQMSHQQMQEAILRHQQRREARAASQEQKQQQLSSEEEEEQQEEGERMAEEVEMISKAGEELGRPRTPTPNQRSSTQQRAPLLEIDPAATRSPMRSSRNTRPGTAGGHPPTSGAQPPTNRKPSIRTEDFINEANKIMAMIRSKAGLASGLASLEESEGENAQAVMDGESSYASSKEPFSRPPSREGRPPLSRRPTKQEDPELAERLKKYEEGSEMGDVIASSVRSRDLSLEALRAAREREEMEERASQIKASYGSANAGMTRTSLFDHDDGGVISDPPNLRISRNPEWQEGDIFTDEGPASYGTSNPGSVGTNSTYATQSSRGSSRGSEARKTIAPESVLHLIPDRVGNMVLDRQRNVWIKKRPSPTPAPPPVVLQGRRSRANSARSNFLPSEASEDDPFAGIPDLSVDITMEMQNLALATGRKESGSDTMFNQGSTTPESPKRGPSADVSGLSGASIATATAALRLSMGNGETPSRGPRSTISLQTNLANLKTPTRGEAKISLSEDLAALKERRRLTISFSSPIAEVIQDLSGGEDEFEWEESGVIEQVAEDIAKDVALDQLKRGRKTVSIQATPRRRTSRSRSTSRGPPRHLSFRGQTLMARPVSRIDEHEEESAQAQAQAQGGSNGPSGMELSIVPENTVVAHEGDERHGSVSIVVTPARPSTCPIPDMNNTPIISQYVGTFSLSPMSEFTIHRPEETLPLEASYVVNDHRLVTGSPSKRHVSMSTRQLVDKIAEVEPFEPYWEDMRELELRDKQLDSLHSLDDFCGQLESLDVSNNAIRNLSGIPISVLHLRMANNQLSGLTAWGHLMNLQYVDVSNNALTSLTPLRTLVHLRSIKADNNQLTSLDGIKYHRGLQSLRARGNQIEEVDFEGATLSQLTDLDLKGNRIKTVNNLDALPALSSLDLEGNQLESFSAGSDTPMHSLRYLYLNNNQLTSLSVARMPHLRLLHADKNFLVRISGFSRARRIDSLSLREQRSSTPLDLPFLLSRVYEVRKLFLSGNPLHTFEPQVDFLNLQLLEVANCGLEQLPKDFGMLMPNLRVLNLNMNALSEIRPLRYIPRLKRLFMSGNRLGDAAKLVEVLGGFRWLRECDVRDNLVTLGFYAPLQQRDNNHLVVAVKGGKEGEKDEGGRFVLPEQDRQRDREYRGRLDSNTAMRRRLWEFMVSERVPSVRKLDGLEVGGGEKKEEGDGAWRKLLEGGLVEEGEKQGGAGEKKREKGEAEDSFA is encoded by the coding sequence ATGGGGCACGCCTGGTTGGACTCCCTCTCGGAGGATTGGGTGTCGCAACCGGGATCGGACGCGTCCGTGGCCGACCCCCATTCCTCCGCACCTTCCCCCGACGCGCAACGGAAAGCCAAAgagtcgacgacgacgacgacgacaccgaGCCGAATCCCCCGACTGAGCAGGAAGAACCTCGACAACGCCGcgaacagcagcaacatcctcgGCGAGCGAAATGTTAACTACAGTCCCCGCCGCACCTCGTCGAAGCTGTCGCAAGAGCTCAAGTTTAGTAACGGGCGGAGCACGGCCGACAgccgctcctccttctcctctgaTCGTTCGAATTCCCTCTCGACGGTCGGGTCGGTGGTTCAGCACAAGTCGATCGCGTCGGTCAACAACAGGCGGGGGTCGACTCCGGAGTGGAAGAGACGGCTGGTGTATGGGGATTTGTCGTATGGGGAGCAGGCGGATTTGTTTACTTCTGCGGGGAAGGGGCTGGAGAATATTTTCAAGCCGCCTACGACGGGGAATGCCAGCAGGGAGGAGTCGTTTGAGCCGAGGTCTTCGCGGTTTACGCTGCCGTCTAGTCCGCCGGTGTATCAGCGGGATTTGTTGTCGTCGACTGTTGAGACACAGGCGGAGGAGTCTGTTCAGGAGTTGCCGGAACACCCTGGAGCAGTGGGGAGGAGATCACAAATACTTACTACTGCGAGGCAGAGGCGAATGGAGGACTCGTTCGATCAGAGTAGGGATTCGGAGAATAGCATGTTACCTGATAGCTGCACGCAGCAGGCCACGACGACTGCGCAGACGGATGTTTCGAACCAGAACTCGTTGGTGGTGGACTCGAGGAAGGTCAGCGGCAGGAGCGACGTGAGGAATGAGGATTTTAGCCCGATCCTGATAGAGCGGCGCCAGGCTAGCAATGGGAAGACGGTGTTTGGGCCTGCGGAATTACCGCCTGAGGAGCTGCGGAAGCGGTTGGAGAAGTTGAGACAGAACCAACGTTTTCTCACGGGGGGtacggatgaggaggacgaggcggATGGCCAGTCAGACGGGAATGGGAAGTCAAAGAATGGTACTACTAGCACGAGGGAGTTTGTGAGACAGGGCGGGTACATCAACTTCCAGCGCGGTGGCCGGTCGGCGGAGGGGTCTTTTCGGCATCACCGGCTGAGTTCGGGGCATGATGCTTCGGAATTCTGCCCGGAGGAGTCGCTCCAGGCCAGCACGCCAAAGCAATTCCCTACCGTGAGGGTAGAGCCGTGGGATGAATCGGCTGAAATCCCGGTTGACAGTCCTCAGTATCCTTCTGCTCCTAACCCAAGCCCGCAAAAGGCGCAGAGGTTACTTCCTGTGCCGCCACCTAGCACTGCGAGTCCGTTGAAGCTGTTTCAGCCGTATGACACGTTTACCAACCAGACGCTGCTGAGGAGACTGAGCCAGTTTCAGGCGGAGCCATTGGCGAGTGACAATTCTTTTGCGATTGCGCAGGACCAGAGCAGGGTCAGCAGgtttggcgagggggagCTGGACGGGTACGAGTTCCAAGACGAGTTTTCGCacgttgggggggtggacgCATCCGGACTAGAGGCGGACAAGGAGAACAGGGGTCCTGCTAGCCCTGGtcttgacgaggatgatCAAGACAACAATGGctccacccaccaccgcGCGTCGTCGCGTCCGCCGATTTTTGGCGACTTTACTAGCCACGATGATGAGAGCTCGCCTTGGGAGATTGAGGATGATTTGTTGAGGATttcgaggagaagaaggcaaaagtcggcgacgacgacggtgaATTCGGCTTATtctactactactactgctgctgctgctgctactaCGCGACGGAGTCTTTTTTCGGGCGCGGGGGAGTTGTACAGTGGCGGGAGTAGGAGATACAAGAGGAGTAAGAGGACGTCGTTtccttttggtggtggtgatagcAGGATCTCCACTCCCAGGCGGAGAAGAGACGTTAGTACTACAGGGACAGGGGGGGGACTGTTGTCGGAAATTAAACGTCCTAGGACATCGCCATCGAAGGATCCGACGcccaagaggaggaggacgctGCACAAGTCTGATGTTTCTTATGGGACGTATGATGACGACGATTCTTCTGCCGCAGATTCTACCGCGGGAGTTGACGCGGTGCAAATGAGTCATCAACAGATGCAGGAGGCGATACTGAGGCATcagcagaggagggaggcgcgGGCGGCTAGTCAGGAGCAGAAACAGCAGCAGTTAtcgtcggaggaggaggaggagcaacaggaggaaggagaaaggatggcggaggaggtggagatgattagcaaggcgggggaggagttgggaCGGCCTAGGACACCGACGCCGAACCAACGGTCTTCGACACAGCAGCGCGCGCCGCTGCTCGAGATTGACCCTGCGGCGACGAGGTCACCGATGAGGTCGAGCAGGAACACGCGTCCGGGTACTGCGGGGGGACATCCACCTACTTCAGGGGCGCAGCCGCCGACAAACAGGAAGCCATCGATTAGGACGGAGGATTTTATCAATGAGGCGAACAAGATTATGGCCATGATTCGGAGCAAGGCCGGGTTGGCGAGCGGGCTGGCGAGCTTGGAGGAgtcggagggggagaatgCGCAGGCAGTTATGGACGGGGAGAGTTCTTATGCTTCGAGCAAGGAGCCTTTTTCGCGACCGCCGAGCCGAGAGGGGAGGCCGCCGttgtcgaggaggccgaCGAAGCAGGAGGATCCGGAACtggcggagaggttgaagaagtatgaggaggggagcgaGATGGGGGATGTTATTGCTAGCTCGGTGAGGTCGAGGGATTTGAGCTTGGAGGCGTTacgggcggcgagggagagggaggagatggaggagagggcgagtCAGATCAAGGCTTCGTATGGGAGTGCTAATGCtgggatgacgaggacgtcGCTGTTTGATCATGATGACGGGGGGGTTATTAGCGACCCGCCGAATTTGAGAATCTCGAGGAATCCCGAGTGGCAGGAAGGGGATATTTTTACGGATGAGGGGCCGGCTTCGTACGGGACCAGCAATCCTGGGTCTGTTGGGACGAATTCTACCTATGCCACTCAGTCGTCAAGAGGGTCTTCAAGGGGAtcggaggcgaggaagacgatTGCGCCGGAGAGTGTCCTGCATTTGATTCCGGACAGGGTGGGGAATATGGTGTTGGATAGGCAACGGAATGTGTGGATCAAAAAgagaccatcaccaacgccgGCACCGCCGCCTGTGGTTCTTCAGggaaggaggtcaagggcTAATTCGGCGAGGTCAAACTTTCTGCCGTCGGAGGCGAGCGAGGATGATCCTTTTGCTGGGATACCAGATTTGTCGGTTGATATCACGATGGAGATGCAGAACCTGGCGCTGGCGACGGGCAGGAAGGAGAGCGGTTCGGATACAATGTTCAACCAAGGGTCTACGACGCCAGAGAGCCCGAAGAGGGGCCCTTCGGCGGATGTCAGTGGTTTGAGTGGTGCTAGTATTGCGACTGCCACTGCGGCCTTGAGGCTGAGCATGGGTAATGGGGAGACACCGAGTCGCGGGCCGAGGTCGACTATCTCTCTCCAGACAAATCTTGCGAATCTCAAGACGCCGACGAGAGGGGAGGCAAAGATTAGTTTGAGTGAGGACTTGGCTGCTCTCAAGGAGCGTAGGAGGTTGACGATCAGCTTCTCTTCGCCCATTGCAGAGGTTATCCAGGATTTGtcgggtggtgaggatgagttTGAGTGGGAAGAATCCGGGGTTATTGAGCAGGTTGCTGAAGATATTGCCAAGGATGTTGCTCTAGATCAGCTGAAACGGGGTAGGAAAACCGTTTCTATCCAGGCGACTCCCAGGAGGCGGACGTCAAGGTCGAGAAGCACTTCGAGGGGTCCGCCGAGGCACCTTTCGTTCCGGGGCCAGACCCTTATGGCGAGGCCGGTGTCGAGGATTGATGAGCACGAGGAGGAATCTGCGCAGGCCCAGGCCCAGGCCCAGGGCGGTTCTAACGGTCCGTCTGGGATGGAGCTCAGCATCGTGCCGGAGAACACCGTTGTTGCTCATGAGGGTGATGAACGGCACGGCAGTGTCAGTATTGTCGTCACTCCTGCTCGGCCTTCGACGTGTCCGATTCCCGACATGAACAATACGCCGATTATCAGCCAGTATGTCGGGACGTTTTCGCTCAGCCCCATGTCGGAGTTCACCATTCATCGTCCGGAGGAGACGTTGCCACTCGAGGCGAGCTATGTGGTTAATGACCACCGTTTAGTGACTGGCAGCCCTTCCAAACGCCACGTCTCGATGAGCACCCGCCAGCTGGTGGACAAGATTGCCGAGGTGGAACCGTTTGAGCCTTACTGGGAAGACATGCGCGAGCTCGAACTGCGCGACAAGCAGCTTGACAGTTTGCACTCGCTGGACGACTTTTGTGGGCAACTTGAGAGCCTGGATGTCTCCAACAATGCCATCCGGAACCTGAGCGGGATCCCGATTTCGGTGTTGCATTTGAGGATGGCCAACAATCAGCTCTCGGGGTTGACGGCATGGGGGCATTTGATGAATCTGCAATATGTTGACGTTTCGAACAATGCGTTGACGAGCTTGACGCCGCTGAGGACGCTTGTTCACCTGCGGAGCATCAAGGCTGACAATAATCAGTTAACGAGTTTGGATGGGATCAAGTATCATCGTGGACTTCAGAGTCTTCGCGCGAGGGGGAATcagattgaggaggttgatttCGAAGGGGCTACCCTGTCGCAACTGACGGATCTTGATTTGAAGGGGAACAGGATCAAGACTgtcaacaacctcgacgCTCTCCCGGCTCTGTCGTCTCTTGATCTGGAAGGCAACCAGCTCGAGTCGTTTTCTGCTGGTTCCGACACCCCGATGCACTCCCTTCGTTATCTGtatctcaacaacaaccagctcacctccctctccgtcGCCAGGATGCCtcacctccgcctcctccacgcAGACAAGAATTTTCTCGTTCGCATCAGTGGGTTCTCCCGCGCGAGGAGGATTGACTCGCTGTCTCTTCGCGAGCAGCGGTCCAGCACCCCGCTCGACCTCCCCTTTTTGCTGTCTCGCGTGTATGAAGTCCGCAAGTTATTCCTCTCGGGCAACCCGCTCCACACGTTTGAGCCGCAGGTTGATTTTTTGAATCTGCAGCTGTTGGAGGTGGCGAATTGCGGGCTGGAGCAGTTGCCAAAGGATTTTGGGATGTTGATGCCGAAtttgagggtgttgaacCTGAACATGAACGCGCTGAGCGAGATTAGGCCGTTGAGGTATATCCCCCGGCTGAAGAGGTTGTTTATGAGCGGGAATCGGCTGGGGGATGCGGCCaagctggtggaggtgctggGTGGGTTTaggtggttgagggagtGTGATGTGAGGGATAATTTGGTGACGTTGGGGTTTTATGCGCCGTTGCAGCAGCGGGATAATAATCATTTGGTGGTTGctgtgaagggggggaaggagggggagaaggatgagggggggaggtttgtGTTGCCGGAGCAGGATCGGCAGAGGGATAGGGAGTACAGGGGGCGGTTGGATTCGAATACGGctatgaggaggaggttgtgggagTTTATGGTTTCGGAGAGGGTGCCGAGTGTGAGGAAGCTGgatgggttggaggttgggggtggggagaagaaggaggagggggatggggcttggaggaagttgttggaaggggggttggttgaggagggggagaagcagGGTGGTGccggggagaagaagagggagaagggggaggctgAAGATAGTTTTGCTTAa
- a CDS encoding hypothetical protein (COG:S; EggNog:ENOG503NXE2), giving the protein MMGSREKEARNVLKELAPICTAYDSGGVDLYFLSVMHWDRRKHWGCRPEDYREALYNSSPFSGDPGVKPLNLIVVTHGCPNEGPDPKGIIRNLASRLDRIDAPPHQLGIQFFQVGSDRHARRALRDLDDGLNGVRDMVDAISFDRRSWLFGAKKLTAVGILKTLRGSVNRKLDRAKTKELYGWG; this is encoded by the exons ATGATGGGCTCACGCGAGAAAGAAGCCCGCAATGTCCTCAAGGAACTCGCACCGATCTGCACAGCTTATGATTCCGGTGGTGTAGACCTTTACTTTCTGAGTGTAATGCATTG GGATCGTAGAAAGCATTGGGGTTGTCGGCCCGAAGACTACCGTG AAGCCTTGTACAACTCCTCGCCATTTTCCGGCGACCCGGGGGTCAAGCCACTCAACTTGATCGTTGTTACCCACGGCTGTCCAAATGAGGGCCCCGACCCTAAGGGAATCATCAGAAACCTTGCCAGCCGGTTAGACCGAATCGATgcccctcctcaccagctGGGGATTCAGTTCTTTCAAGTGGGGTCAGACAGGCATGCCAGGAGAGCACTGAGAGACCTGGACGACGGACTAAATGGTGTTAGGGATATGGTCGATGCGATTTCTTTCGACAGGCGTAGCTGGCTTTTTGGGGCTAAGAAGTTGACCGCTGTGGGGATCCTAAAGACCCTCAGGGGCTCTGTCAACAGAAAGCTTGACCGAGCGAAGACGAAGGAATTGTACGGATGGGGTTAA
- a CDS encoding hypothetical protein (COG:S; EggNog:ENOG503P4VW), whose protein sequence is MKSIATFVLAFGAASVVAQNQWPEGFPECGKTCISNMQGKAGSEFSNCAAGDAACLCGAANFRWGINDCADQACGNSAVAQVVKDYGVAYCSSVNAPTAIPPTVSNVPTTSADASATTTQGSESATTTESSDDATPTPVSTQTWTSTLTSDGVEATATGTTTILGISNVPGATSVPETTLTTDLLTTVTEDSTTFTSTVGQTTLTTSLTGSALSSALSSQADEATQSSDASTSTSSAWGAQVTAPPALGFLAAAGIAAALL, encoded by the exons ATGAAGTCCATCGCTACTTTCGTCCTTGCTTTCGGCGCTGCCTCCGTTGTGGCCCAGAACCAGTGGCCTGAGGGCTTCCCCGAATGCGGT AAAACCTGTATCAGCAACATGCAAGGCAAGGCTGGTAGCGAGTTCTCCAACTGCGCTGCCGGTGATGCTGCGTGCCTCTGCGGAGCCGCCAACTTCCGCTGGGGCATCAACGACTGCGCCGACCAGGCTTGCGGTAACTCGGCTGTTGCCCAAGTTGTCAAGGATTACGGCGTCGCCTATTGCAGCTCTGTCAATGCTCCTACCGCCATCCCCCCTACCGTCTCGAATGTCCCTACTACCTCGGCTGAtgcctccgccaccaccacccagggCTCTGAGAGCGCCACTACCACCGAGTCCAGTGATGAtgccactcccactcccgtCTCGACCCAGACTTGGACTTCGACCCTGACCTCTGATGGCGTCGAGGCTACTGCCACTGGCACCACTACCATTCTGGGCATCTCTAATGTTCCCGGTGCTACCTCGGTTCCCGagaccaccctcaccaccgatCTGCTCACCACCGTCACCGAGGACTCCACTaccttcacctccaccgtTGGCCagaccaccctcaccaccagcctcaCTGGCTCTGCCCTCAGCAGCGCTCTTAGTAGCCAGGCTGACGAGGCCACTCAGTCTTCCGATGCtagcaccagcaccagtaGCGCCTGGGGTGCTCAAGTCACTGCTCCTCCCGCCCTCGGCTTCCTTGCCGCCGCTGGTATCGCTGCCGCTCTTCTCTAA